The DNA window cccaccgaagcgcaacccacatatacccctacatttaccccttacctaacactacgggcaatttagcatggccaattcacctgacctgcacatctttggactgtgggaggaaaccggagcacccagagaaaacccacgcagacacggggagaacgtgcaaactccacacagtcatctgaggcgggaattgaacccgggtctctagcactgtgaggcagcagtgctaaccactgtgccaccgttccgccCACAAGTCTGGAAGaggaaagggcagtgggaaaggtCGCGCCAAGGCGAAGTCTCGGTCGTCCCAGGCTGGCCTGCAGTTCCCGGTGGGCCGTGTTCACAGGCTCCTGAGAAACGGTAACTATGCTGAGCGTGTGGGTGCCGGAACGCCAGTCTATCTGGCTGCGGTGCTGGAGTATCTGACGGCTGAAATCCTGGAGCTGGCCAGCAATGCGGCCCGGGACAACAAGAAGACCCGCATCACCCCCAGGCACCTGCAGCTGGCCGTGCACAACGACGAGGACCTC is part of the Chiloscyllium plagiosum isolate BGI_BamShark_2017 unplaced genomic scaffold, ASM401019v2 scaf_7439, whole genome shotgun sequence genome and encodes:
- the LOC122546780 gene encoding histone H2A-like, translating into MCTVILGQEEGMSGRGKGSGKGRAKAKSRSSQAGLQFPVGRVHRLLRNGNYAERVGAGTPVYLAAVLEYLTAEILELASNAARDNKKTRITPRHLQLAVHNDEDLNKLLGGMTIAQGGVLPNIQAVLLPKKTATGGAAKK